A section of the Enterococcus montenegrensis genome encodes:
- a CDS encoding MFS transporter, translating into MNHSYSNKHALIFGFISVFLTGLGLTIVNPVLPFLVAPYVKVSQQASVVTCLAAAYATALFLAAPILGALSDHFGRRPILIISLIGAAIGYSIFGVGGSLWLLFLGRIIDGITGGEIAAIFAYFADITPFEKRTQYFGWISAIVGIGTALGPVIGGLLANFGNSTPFFVGAAISLLNAAYGFFFMPESLSQERRSQNISFQKLNPLKQLLTILKLPIINRLLFTAFLLWLPNGGLQAIFSQFSIDTFAWKPTIIGLIFSLIGILDILSQTFIMPLLLKHFSDQKIISLGMIAEIFGYLFIGSAYLTHQAIIFVLGMIIFSLGDAIFGPAFNGLLSKSADENTQGQVQGGAQSIQALARIIGPIVVGQLYRFSHVTPAVLGVVFIACALIFLRQIKIPLPVK; encoded by the coding sequence ATGAACCACTCTTATTCAAATAAACATGCATTAATTTTTGGTTTTATTTCAGTCTTTTTAACCGGACTAGGCCTAACGATTGTAAATCCAGTCTTACCATTTTTAGTCGCACCTTATGTTAAGGTTAGTCAACAAGCAAGCGTTGTAACATGTTTAGCCGCAGCTTATGCAACCGCGCTGTTTTTAGCAGCGCCGATTTTAGGTGCATTAAGTGATCACTTTGGTAGACGCCCGATTTTGATTATCAGTTTAATTGGGGCTGCCATTGGTTATAGTATTTTTGGTGTCGGTGGCTCGTTATGGCTATTGTTCTTAGGACGCATCATTGACGGCATTACCGGCGGTGAAATTGCAGCGATTTTCGCTTACTTTGCCGATATTACGCCCTTTGAAAAACGAACACAATATTTTGGCTGGATTAGCGCCATTGTAGGTATTGGTACCGCACTAGGACCAGTTATCGGCGGCTTGTTAGCTAATTTTGGTAACAGCACCCCATTTTTTGTTGGGGCCGCAATTAGCTTATTGAATGCAGCTTATGGTTTCTTTTTTATGCCTGAAAGCTTGTCACAAGAAAGAAGAAGTCAAAACATTTCTTTTCAAAAATTGAATCCGTTAAAGCAATTGCTTACAATTTTAAAGTTACCCATCATTAATCGCCTTTTATTTACCGCCTTTTTACTTTGGTTACCTAATGGCGGCTTGCAGGCAATTTTTTCACAATTTTCAATCGATACTTTTGCTTGGAAGCCGACAATTATCGGTCTGATATTCTCGCTGATCGGTATTTTAGATATTCTATCTCAAACCTTTATTATGCCTTTACTTTTGAAACATTTTTCCGATCAAAAAATTATCTCCTTGGGTATGATAGCAGAAATTTTCGGCTATCTCTTTATTGGTAGCGCCTATCTTACCCATCAGGCAATCATTTTTGTTTTAGGCATGATAATTTTTAGTTTAGGCGATGCTATCTTTGGCCCTGCATTTAACGGCCTGCTGTCAAAATCTGCTGATGAAAATACCCAAGGACAAGTACAAGGTGGTGCCCAAAGCATCCAAGCTTTGGCACGGATTATCGGTCCTATTGTTGTTGGGCAACTTTATCGCTTTAGCCACGTAACCCCTGCTGTTTTAGGCGTTGTCTTTATCGCTTGTGCGCTAATCTTTCTACGACAAATAAAAATACCGCTTCCTGTTAAATAA
- a CDS encoding MarR family transcriptional regulator, giving the protein MQRQQVLMGQLMDLTNELVWLNRPEMQSALKGYKLNEIELLEKIGLLTHPNVTKLANATYMTRGAISKLTKKLMEKELITSYQLPENKKEIYFRLTTQGEHINQTHQMLHQRFANRDKEVFTNMTDEEFDTVFRFIGRYREHLKKLPKSR; this is encoded by the coding sequence ATGCAGCGTCAACAAGTACTGATGGGTCAACTGATGGATTTAACGAATGAATTAGTTTGGCTCAATCGACCAGAAATGCAAAGTGCCTTAAAAGGGTATAAACTAAACGAAATTGAGTTGCTTGAAAAAATCGGATTACTCACTCATCCCAACGTGACCAAGTTAGCCAATGCTACTTATATGACCCGCGGTGCCATTAGTAAACTAACTAAAAAACTAATGGAAAAAGAGTTAATCACCAGTTATCAATTACCTGAAAATAAAAAAGAAATCTATTTTCGTTTAACAACTCAAGGAGAACACATTAACCAAACCCACCAAATGCTACATCAGCGCTTTGCCAATCGTGATAAAGAAGTTTTTACGAATATGACCGATGAAGAATTTGACACTGTTTTTCGTTTTATCGGCCGCTACCGTGAACACTTGAAAAAATTGCCAAAATCCCGCTAA
- a CDS encoding ABC transporter permease, whose amino-acid sequence MKKIGIFLLVILCLFSIFIGVGEMHLTGLIAGTKSQWLLLEETRLPRTVSIVLAGSMLSVCGLVMQKVLQNRFVSTSSIGMMDSARFGILLVMLFMPNSSILQRSFVAFIFSYIGVLAFLFLTRLLPKNNPLIVPLTGMMFGNVLGALANFFGYQFQLVQNMSSWLQGNFATIMKEDYRLIYLTIPVFIIIFLLLQQIMVLSLGDDLAQNLGVNVKLMQFCVLGLVALGSSVVLIMVGSIPFLGIVVPNLVTWYFGDHLNHSLGFTAIFGANFLLICDLLARVLIALYELPVSVVVGVIGGIIFLTLIIRRRKFA is encoded by the coding sequence GTGAAAAAAATAGGAATCTTTTTACTTGTCATTTTATGTCTGTTTTCAATTTTTATTGGTGTGGGAGAAATGCACCTTACTGGTTTGATAGCTGGAACCAAGAGCCAATGGCTTCTTTTAGAAGAAACGCGTTTACCTCGGACTGTCAGTATTGTTTTAGCGGGAAGTATGCTAAGTGTTTGTGGTCTTGTGATGCAAAAGGTATTACAAAATCGTTTTGTTTCTACGAGTTCGATTGGCATGATGGACTCAGCTCGTTTTGGAATCTTACTAGTCATGTTATTTATGCCCAACAGTAGTATCTTGCAACGTTCCTTTGTTGCTTTTATTTTTAGCTACATTGGTGTTTTAGCTTTCCTATTTTTGACCCGGCTATTGCCAAAAAATAACCCATTAATCGTTCCATTAACAGGCATGATGTTTGGTAATGTGCTTGGTGCACTTGCCAATTTTTTTGGCTATCAATTTCAGTTGGTGCAAAATATGTCTTCTTGGTTACAAGGAAATTTTGCGACAATTATGAAAGAAGATTATCGTTTGATTTATTTAACGATCCCGGTGTTTATCATTATTTTTTTGTTGTTACAACAAATTATGGTGTTAAGTTTAGGTGATGATTTGGCACAAAATTTAGGAGTGAATGTTAAATTAATGCAGTTTTGCGTCTTGGGCTTAGTCGCATTAGGCTCGAGTGTTGTTTTAATCATGGTCGGCAGTATCCCTTTTTTAGGGATAGTCGTGCCAAATCTTGTGACGTGGTATTTCGGAGATCATTTGAATCACTCTTTGGGTTTTACTGCCATTTTCGGTGCAAACTTCTTATTAATTTGCGATTTATTGGCCCGCGTGTTAATTGCCCTCTACGAGTTGCCGGTTAGTGTTGTCGTCGGGGTGATTGGTGGCATTATTTTTCTAACGTTAATTATAAGGAGGCGCAAATTTGCATGA
- a CDS encoding iron chelate uptake ABC transporter family permease subunit, which translates to MKIYGIKVLLLTLLACLLVGLYLSYGTYGNWSFALELRGKKLLAFILVAILTTVSTITFQTLTQNKFLTPGILGIDQLYVLVQTGLFFLLGGVNLLAEKSTGLFLLNIILMAGLSVVFIVFFLGKSGKDLFTLLLVGMVASSLFSSISTFLQVLMDPNEYDLLQGRLFASFSNVSSHHLVISAGLLLIIVGFFWYFTPELDALHLGVDLAVNLGISVAFLQKVLLFLIAAATGIATALVGPTIFLGFVIATISYEVFPKENHRQLFVGASLIAVIFLVGGQFLLEQVFGLKTTISILIQFIGGLFFIIKIILERKKA; encoded by the coding sequence ATGAAAATTTATGGGATAAAAGTTCTATTGCTAACGCTTTTAGCCTGCCTTTTAGTAGGACTATATCTAAGTTATGGGACATATGGAAATTGGTCTTTTGCCTTGGAATTGCGAGGAAAGAAGCTTTTAGCCTTCATCTTAGTTGCGATTTTAACCACAGTTAGCACGATTACTTTTCAAACATTGACGCAAAATAAGTTTTTAACCCCTGGTATCTTGGGAATTGATCAGTTATATGTACTGGTGCAAACAGGCTTGTTTTTTCTACTAGGTGGTGTGAATCTCTTGGCAGAAAAGTCAACGGGATTGTTTTTATTGAACATTATCTTAATGGCAGGACTCAGTGTTGTTTTTATTGTTTTTTTTCTAGGAAAATCAGGAAAAGACTTATTTACTCTCTTACTAGTGGGGATGGTTGCCTCAAGCTTATTTTCAAGTATTAGTACTTTTTTGCAGGTTTTAATGGATCCAAATGAATATGATTTATTGCAAGGACGGCTTTTTGCTAGTTTTAGTAATGTTTCAAGCCATCATTTAGTTATCAGCGCAGGATTATTGCTGATCATTGTCGGGTTTTTCTGGTATTTTACCCCTGAGTTAGATGCCTTGCACTTAGGAGTCGATCTAGCTGTCAATTTAGGGATTTCGGTTGCTTTTTTACAAAAGGTATTGCTATTTTTGATTGCTGCCGCTACTGGAATTGCTACGGCTTTAGTAGGCCCCACAATCTTTTTAGGTTTTGTGATTGCAACCATTAGCTATGAAGTCTTCCCTAAGGAAAACCATCGCCAGCTTTTTGTAGGAGCCAGTTTAATTGCGGTAATCTTTTTAGTTGGCGGCCAATTTTTATTAGAACAAGTATTTGGCTTAAAAACGACAATCAGCATTTTAATCCAATTTATTGGGGGATTATTTTTTATCATTAAAATTATTTTGGAAAGGAAAAAGGCATGA